A part of Bufo bufo chromosome 7, aBufBuf1.1, whole genome shotgun sequence genomic DNA contains:
- the PLK1 gene encoding serine/threonine-protein kinase PLK1 — MAQVDGRTTAAQPAKPPGVSAAKEIPEVLVDPRTRRRFLRGRFLGKGGFAKCYEITDLASREVFAGKIVPKSMLLKPHQKDKMTMEIAIQRSLSHKHVVGFHGFFEDNDFVYVVLELCRRRSLLELHKRRKAVTEPEARYYLQQTIQGCQYLHGNKVIHRDLKLGNLFLNDEMEVKIGDFGLATKVEFDGERKKTLCGTPNYIAPEVLGKKGHSFEVDIWSLGCIMYTLLVGKPPFETSCLKETYLRIKKNEYSIPKHINPVAAALIQRMLRSDPTTRPTIDELLTDEFFTSGHIPSRLPTTCLTVPPRFSIAPSTIDPSIRKPLTAINKGQDSPMVEKPALAKDEDMVPPELAEPADCYLSDMMVQLTSVNAAKPSELAVVRQDEAEDPACNPIFWISKWVDYSDKYGLGYQLCDNSVGVLFNDSTRLIMYTDGDSLQYIERNNTESYMNVRSYPSALTKKITLLKYFRNYMSEHLLKAGANITPRDGDELARLPFLRTWFRTRSAIILHLSNGTVQINFFQDHTKIILCPLMAAVSYIDEKREFHTYKLSLIEEFGCCKELASRLRYARTMVEKLQNTRSGAAVHVKASA; from the exons ATGGCCCAAGTGGACGGCAGGACGACGGCTGCGCAGCCAGCCAAGCCCCCGGGGGTGTCCGCGGCGAAGGAGATCCCCGAGGTCCTGGTAGATCCCCGCACCCGGCGCCGCTTCCTCCGCGGACGCTTCCTCGGTAAAGGCGGCTTCGCCAAGTGCTATGAGATCACCGACCTGGCCAGCCGGGAGGTGTTCGCCGGGAAGATCGTCCCCAAGTCCATGCTGCTGAAGCCCCACCAGAAGGACAAGATGACCATGGAGATCGCCATCCAGCGCAGCCTCTCGCACAAGCATGTGGTCGGCTTCCACGGCTTCTTCGAGGACAACGACTTCGTCTACGTCGTGCTGGAGCTCTGCAGGCGGCGG TCCTTACTGGAACTCCACAAGAGGAGGAAGGCGGTGACCGAGCCGGAGGCGCGCTACTACCTGCAGCAGACCATCCAGGGCTGTCAGTATCTGCACGGTAACAAGGTCATCCATCGCGATCTGAAGCTCGGGAATCTCTTCCTCAACGATGAAATGGAGGTCAAGATAG GTGACTTTGGATTAGCGACCAAGGTAGAATTTGATGGGGAGCGAAAGAAGACCCTTTGTGGGACCCCTAATTATATCGCTCCTGAAGTTTTGGGCAAGAAAGGACACAGTTTTGAGGTGGACATCTGGTCCTTAGGATGCATCAT GTACACGCTGCTGGTTGGTAAACCTCCCTTCGAGACGTCGTGCCTGAAGGAAACTTACTTGAGGATTAAAAAGAACGAGTACTCCATTCCAAAG CACATTAACCCAGTCGCCGCCGCCCTCATACAGAGGATGCTCCGCTCGGACCCCACCACCAGGCCCACGATAGATGAGCTGCTGACGGATGAGTTCTTCACCAGCGGTCACATTCCCAGCCGCCTGCCCACTACCTGCTTGACCGTACCCCCACGGTTCTCCATAGCACCTAGCACCATTGATCCAAGCATTAGGAAACCCCTTACTGCTATAAATAAAG GCCAGGACTCTCCCATGGTAGAGAAACCTGCACTTGCCAAGGACGAGGATATGGTGCCCCCGGAGTTGGCGGAGCCTGCCGACTGCTACCTGTCTGACATGATGGTGCAGCTCACCAGCGTCAATGCTGCTAAACCCTCAGAGTTGGCTGTGGTTCGTCAAG ATGAAGCGGAGGATCCGGCCTGCAACCCCATCTTCTGGATCAGTAAATGGGTGGATTATTCTGACAAGTACGGCTTAG GTTACCAGCTCTGTGACAACAGCGTCGGCGTTCTGTTCAATGACTCGACTCGGCTGATCATGTACACCGATGGCGACAGCTTACAGTACATAGAGAGGAACAACACGGAGTCCTACATGAATGTGCGCTCCTACCCATCCGCTCTGACCAAGAAG ATCACACTACTGAAATACTTCCGAAACTACATGAGCGAGCATCTGCTTAAAGCTGGTGCCAACATCACCCCTCGGGATGGAGATGAGCTGGCTCGCCTTCCCTTCCTGAGAACTTGGTTCCGGACAAGAAGCGCCATTATCCTTCACCTGAGTAACGGAACGGTCCAGATCAACTTCTTCCAG GATCACACCAAGATCATCCTGTGTCCCCTCATGGCTGCGGTCTCTTATATTGATGAGAAACGGGAGTTCCACACATACAAGCTGAGCCTCATAGAGGAATTCGGCTGCTGCAAAGAACTGGCGAGCCGGCTGCGTTACGCCCGCACGATGGTGGAGAAACTGCAGAACACGAGGTCTGGAGCCGCCGTACACGTTAAGGCCTCTGCGTAG